Genomic DNA from Ilyobacter polytropus DSM 2926:
ACTTGTAAAACATACGCCAGTAATCCAGCGTGATGCTGAACAGTCATATCTTCTTTTCCGCCAAAGCCTCCTCCTACTAAAGTAGAAGTTACCCTTACTTTAGACGGTTTCACTCCTAATAATCTGCTTACTTCTCTTTGCTCATCAAAGATGGATTGAGATGAAGTATATAATTGAATTCCGTCATTTGTTGGTAGTGCAGTTGCACTTTCAGGTTCTAAATAAGCATGTTCTGTTGCAGGAGTATTATAAATCTCAGTAACTACGTATTTTGAATCAGATATTGCTTTTTCTACATTTCCCTTGCTCAACTTTTGATGAAATAAAAGATTCCCATTTTCATGAATTTTTGGTGCATTTTCGTCTTTTGCTCCCTCTATACTCAAAACAGGAGTTAACTCCTCATACTCTATCTTCACGGCCTTTTTAGCTGCCTCTAGTGTTTCCTTATCTTTAGCTGCCACCAGTGCGATGGCGTCTCCTCTATACCTGGTTATTTTCCCAACTGGAATCAAGGCATCCCAGTCTGAGATAAAAGATAAGTGACCTATATTATTGATTCCCGGGACATCTTCTGCTGTCAATACTTTAAGTACCCCTTCCATCGCCTCAGCTTCACTTACATCTATGGATAATACCCTTGCCCTGGGATATAGAGATCTTACAGCGCCTCCATAATACATGCCCTCTATTCTTATATCTTCTGCATAAACTCCTTCACCTATTGCTTTAGCAGGTCCGTCGATCCTATGTACATGTTCTCCTACCATTCCCTTACAATCTCTTTTTGGTATCTCTCTTTCTGTTCTTAGTATTTCAGCAGCGAGTTCAATGGCCTCTTCTATTTTCACATAACCGGTGCATCTGCAAATATTCCCTGTTAAACTCTTTTTTATCTCATCTTTAGTTGGTTCCAAAGTTTTTAAAAATAGAGCCGTGGCACTCATAACCATGCCTGGAATACAGAAACCACACTGAACGGCTCCCACTTCTGTAAAAGCATATGCGAAGACGTCCCTTTTCCTTTGTGATAAACCCTCTAAAGTAGTTATTTTTTTCCCCTTTAATTTATCTGTCTTAAGAACGCATGCTTTTATAGCTTTTCCATCTACAAGAACTGTACATGTTCCGCATGCACCTTCTTCACATCCGTTTTTGGCAGCCTTCAAATCAAGATCGTCTCTTAAATATTTTAATAAATTTTTGACTTTATCTGTCTTAGTAAGTTTTCCATTTACAATAATTTCATACATATTCAGCCCCCGGCTTTCTTAAAATATAGTCTTTCTCTTTAAGTATCTCCCCCTACCCTTTTGTCCTATAAACTTATTATTTTTTACTATTATTTCTCCCCTTGAGATAGTCATAATAGGATATCCTTTTAGTTTCATGCCTTCATATAGTGTATAATCTACATTTTCGTGGAGGTTTTCATGTTGTATTGTCACTTGTTTATCAGGATCTATGACCATGAGGTCAGCATCTGCCCCTATAGAGATAGAACCCTTTTTCGGATACAGTCCAAATAATTTGGCTGGTGCCGTACTTACAACATCAACAAATTTATTTATGCTTATCCTATTTTTACCCACACCCTCAGAAAACATAAGAGCTATCCTGGTTTCTACACCTGGCCCTCCATTAGGGCACTTTGTAAAATCCTCGCTTCCAAGCTCTTTTTTTAATTTAAAATCAAAGGGACAATGATCTGTAGCGACAGTTTGGATATTCCCTTCGGCTATTCCACTCCAAAGTCTTTCGTTGTTACTTTTTTCCCTGATAGGTGGACTCATTACATACTTAAGCCCTCTGTCTTGATCCTCTAGATACCTCTCATCATCCAGAAATAAATATTGAGGACAGGTTTCGGCGTAAACGTTCCGTCCTTCAGCTTTTGCTTTTTTTATGACGTCTAAACCGTCACCAGAAGATAGGTGAACAATGTATAGAGGTGCATCATTAGCCTCTTTTGACATTTTTATCATTCTTTTTATAGCTTCTACCTCGGTTTTAACCGGTCTTGACTTGGCGTGGTATATGGCATCAGTTTTACCCTTAGATATATATTTTTCTCTTAGTTCTAGTATCTCTTCGTGGACTTCTGCATGAATTGTTGTCATTGCACCTAGGGATCTAAGTCTTTTCATAACAAGTTTGATTTCTTCATCTTGTAATTTATTATCATAGGTCATATAAGCCTTAAATGAAGTTACTCCGTCTTTCACCATAGATTCCATCTCTTCTAATATTTCTCTGTTTAAATGTTGAATTACCCCGTGAAATCCATAGTCAATTACTGCATCTTTTTCTGCATCTGACTTATATTTATTTAGTTGATGATGGAGTGTACAATTTTTAGGTCCAAACCCCATGTGATCTATTATTGTAGTTGTCCCTCCGCAAGCAGCTGCCAAAGTCCCTGTATAAAAATCATCCTTTGCGACAGCTATACCTACATCCAAATTAAAGTGTGTATGAACGTCTACTCCACCTGGCATAACATATTTTCCACCTAGATCTACAACTTCCCCTTTATCTATTTCCAAGTTTTTCCCGATCTTAGATATCAATCCATTTTCTATGAGAATGTCTTCCTTAAATACTTTATCACTTGTTACTATAGTTCCGTTTTTTAGAAGAAGTTTCATCATAAGCCTCCTATCTAGAGATTGTCATAGCATCTTTAGGGCACTTTGACACGCATACTCCACATCCAAAACATTTATCAGCATCAATTACAGCAAGTTTATTTTCATTTATATGAATTGCATGGTAAGGGCAAAGATCTGCACAAATACCACAGCCGATACATTTTTCCTTTGATACTGATGGTGGTGTAGTTACATAATTAGGAGCTGTTCTTTTGTTTAAATGTCTTCCTGCAATTCCTCTTATGTCATCAAGGCTGTCATAACCGTGATCATCTAACCATTTTTCAGTTTCTCTAACTATTCTTCCGAAGGCTTTTGGACCTTCGATAATTGCCTGGGTACATACCTGAACCGCTGTTGCACCGGCCATTATAAATTCAATTACATCTTCCCCTTTGCTTATACCGCCTACTGCAAAGACAGGAATCTCAACTGCAGAAGACAGTTCATATACCACCCTCATAGCAATAGGCTTGATGGCAGCTCCTGACATCCATCCATATCCGTTTTTAGACCCCATGTGAGGTTTTCCCGTCTCAATGTCGATAGAAAGACAAGGCCCAACTGAGTTTATAGCCACTAGACCATCTGCACCATTTGCTTCTAGTTCCCTAGCTACTTCACTTAAGTTTTCTATTCCAGGTGAAACCTTCATAAATACAGGCTTTTCAGAAAGTTCTTTCGCTGCTCTCAGAGTGCTGAGCATAGGTGTCAAGTCTCTTCCTACATAGTGGCTCGAGATTTCATAGGCATCTGCAAATTTATCAATCATTGGGATTAATTTTCTGATATCAGCCTCAACGTATCCAAGTCCAATGATTAAGGGTTCATTTGCCGCCTTACATCTGGCATACTCATTTTCGACCCAGTGCTCAGGTGATTCTTCAGACCATAACTCGGTGTTTAGAAAATGCTTTCCCTTAAAGTCATGCATGCAAGGTTTGGGAATCTCAGCAGCAACAGATGAGATAGTCTTTGTCACTACTCCTGCTGCTCCGTTTTCCACGGCTCTCACACAAGTCTCAGCATCTTTTGACGGTGGCCCTGCTGCAACAATTACAGGATTTTCATATTCTAATCCTGCAAAATTTACTTTTATATTTGCCATTAAAAATTCCCCCCTAATTCTAAGTTTAAATTTTATTTAAATCCGATTATATTTTCTTTACATTCTATCCCACATCTGTTTTGATGTTTCCCTAGACTTTTTTAAAATCATGTCCTCGTCTACTGACAGAATCTTCCTGTCTCTCATTATTATTTTTCCATCGATGATAGTTGTATTTACACTTCTGCCCATCAATCCAAATAATATATGACTGTTATAGTTTGTTTCATTCATAGGTGTCAAAGGGTTATAATCAGCAATAATAATATCTGCTGCTGAACCTTCTGTTAATACTCCTATATTTCCATCAAAATATTCAGCTACAATCTTTCTGTTGTTTTCAAATAACATTTGCGGAGTTTCCATCCATGCTACAGATGGATCTGCCTTTACGTGCTTATGAATAATATTGGCTACCTTCATAGACTCAAACATATCATTTGTATACCCGTCTGTTCCAAGCCCTACATTTATACCTTTTGCTAATAGGTCTAAAGCCGGAGAACATCCCACAGCATTTCCCATATTAGATTCTGGGTTGTGTACTACTTGGGTACCTGTCCTTTTGAGGATATCCATCTCTTTCTCATTGACGTGAATACAGTGAACTGCTATTGTTTTCTCTCCTAAAATCCCGTATTCATTAAGTCTTTCTACAACTCTTTTGTTATATTTTTTAATTGAATCTTCAAGGTCGTCTATAGCCTCAGCTGTGTGTATGTGGTATCCGACGTCTAGCCCTTTTATAGCTTTTACACATTTTTTCAATGATTCATCTGAGAGAGTAAAGGAAGCATGCATCCCAAACATTCCCTTTATCATATTTTGATCTTGCAGATTATAATGTCTTATAAAATCGGTGTTTTCCTTTATACCTTCTTCTAATATCTCTATTCCATCTCTGTCTGACACCTCATAACAAAGGCAAGTTCTTATTCCTATCTTTTTAGCTGCGTCAGCTATTGTAAATAAACTGTTTTTTACTGACATAGGGCTTGCATGGTGGTCAAACACTGTTGTTACCCCGTTTTTTATGCTTTCTATATACGTTGCAAATGCACTATATTTTATTTCTTCTAAATTTAGATTTTTATCTACCTTCCACCAGAGGTTTTCTAGGATGTCCATAAAATTTTTAGGTGCAGGTTTATTAGATGTCATTCCACGGGCAAAAGCACTATAGATATGGTGGTGAGTGTTTATCATGCCAGGCATGATAAGTTGTCCCTTGGCATCAATAAACTCAGCCTCTGTATACTTAGCTCTTATTTCTTCTGTTTTCCCAGT
This window encodes:
- the hydA gene encoding dihydropyrimidinase, giving the protein MMKLLLKNGTIVTSDKVFKEDILIENGLISKIGKNLEIDKGEVVDLGGKYVMPGGVDVHTHFNLDVGIAVAKDDFYTGTLAAACGGTTTIIDHMGFGPKNCTLHHQLNKYKSDAEKDAVIDYGFHGVIQHLNREILEEMESMVKDGVTSFKAYMTYDNKLQDEEIKLVMKRLRSLGAMTTIHAEVHEEILELREKYISKGKTDAIYHAKSRPVKTEVEAIKRMIKMSKEANDAPLYIVHLSSGDGLDVIKKAKAEGRNVYAETCPQYLFLDDERYLEDQDRGLKYVMSPPIREKSNNERLWSGIAEGNIQTVATDHCPFDFKLKKELGSEDFTKCPNGGPGVETRIALMFSEGVGKNRISINKFVDVVSTAPAKLFGLYPKKGSISIGADADLMVIDPDKQVTIQHENLHENVDYTLYEGMKLKGYPIMTISRGEIIVKNNKFIGQKGRGRYLKRKTIF
- a CDS encoding 4Fe-4S binding protein is translated as MANIKVNFAGLEYENPVIVAAGPPSKDAETCVRAVENGAAGVVTKTISSVAAEIPKPCMHDFKGKHFLNTELWSEESPEHWVENEYARCKAANEPLIIGLGYVEADIRKLIPMIDKFADAYEISSHYVGRDLTPMLSTLRAAKELSEKPVFMKVSPGIENLSEVARELEANGADGLVAINSVGPCLSIDIETGKPHMGSKNGYGWMSGAAIKPIAMRVVYELSSAVEIPVFAVGGISKGEDVIEFIMAGATAVQVCTQAIIEGPKAFGRIVRETEKWLDDHGYDSLDDIRGIAGRHLNKRTAPNYVTTPPSVSKEKCIGCGICADLCPYHAIHINENKLAVIDADKCFGCGVCVSKCPKDAMTISR
- the ssnA gene encoding putative aminohydrolase SsnA, whose translation is MFVVGNGRLITHDQINPFFHNGAVAVKGNKVVETGKTEEIRAKYTEAEFIDAKGQLIMPGMINTHHHIYSAFARGMTSNKPAPKNFMDILENLWWKVDKNLNLEEIKYSAFATYIESIKNGVTTVFDHHASPMSVKNSLFTIADAAKKIGIRTCLCYEVSDRDGIEILEEGIKENTDFIRHYNLQDQNMIKGMFGMHASFTLSDESLKKCVKAIKGLDVGYHIHTAEAIDDLEDSIKKYNKRVVERLNEYGILGEKTIAVHCIHVNEKEMDILKRTGTQVVHNPESNMGNAVGCSPALDLLAKGINVGLGTDGYTNDMFESMKVANIIHKHVKADPSVAWMETPQMLFENNRKIVAEYFDGNIGVLTEGSAADIIIADYNPLTPMNETNYNSHILFGLMGRSVNTTIIDGKIIMRDRKILSVDEDMILKKSRETSKQMWDRM